In one window of Episyrphus balteatus chromosome 3, idEpiBalt1.1, whole genome shotgun sequence DNA:
- the LOC129917225 gene encoding afadin-like isoform X4 gives MMDWGIRRSIMFHVRRRPADSQPRRRKKKPLGTSNENNHTSNDREGPVLVEVTHSGEIGDRIKLGSDPIEVGSANTNSLQLFGPSIQARHCLISLLEGVCIVTPLHADALTFVNGHHVTQPTILQDGCEVVIGRVASYRFLDSPSDGGFNPSLSQTQLDSAYLYERPEYNVSVLENQGSELILPAVLEFPEKHQEQFLKHVVTDLDVNLPNFKLAPAYSLYMCARYRASTHYRPELQPTERAQKLTIFLRHVANLIHSIVHDQKTSADILTFWMANSSEFLNFLKSDRHISAFSIQAQEILYESLQIAFHNLVDLFRVELLQTLDQFLSETTDHVSAAGLVLTVLESVMALLRRYQVNAALTIQLFSLLFHYINAICFNTIVSNSHMCTAEYGKMLAERLQLLELWAKRHGLELAADYHLAKIKQCVQFLESPKLSVEETQKLICTCFRLNSVQIAALLQQEKIPNNLVDTVIKMAESVGDDNNEVQLKESPELHLELLLPDEGFSCDIIRGIPSDLIDFLDPLQSVGICRLSVQPLSIGYWTVYMDKYNELSPSEIISNVPKPEVQIIKFQKNSNGMGLSIVAAKGAGQKNLGIYIKSVVPGGAADVDNRLEAGDQLLRVDEQSLVGITQEIAAEYLVKTGPIVTLEVAKQAAIYHGLASLLQQPSPITRTVH, from the exons ATGATGGATTGGGGGATTCGGC gcTCTATTATGTTCCATGTCAGAAGACGTCCCGCAGATTCTCAGCcgcgaagaagaaaaaagaaaccaTTAGGTACCTCAAATGAAAACAATCACACATCCAACGATCGAGAAGGACCAGTTTTAGTTGAAGTAACACACAGTGGTGAGATTGGCGATCGCATTAAATTAGGATCAGATcctattgaa GTGGGATCTGCTAACACAAATTCCTTACAATTATTTGGACCATCTATACAAGCTAGACATTGTTTGATATCATTATTGGAGGGAGTTTGTATTGTTACACCACTACATGCTGATGCATTGACATTTGTAAATGGACACCATGTGACTCAACCCACAATTCTGCAG GACGGATGTGAAGTTGTGATCGGTCGTGTTGCGTCATATCGCTTTCTGGATTCCCCGTCAGATGGAGGGTTTAATCCATCTCTTTCCCAAACGCAACTGGATTCAGCATATCTTTACGAAAG acCGGAATATAATGTTTCTGTTCTAGAAAATCAAGGATCAGAACTTATTTTACCGGCTGTTTTGGAATTTCCAGAAAAGCATCAGGAGCAGTTTCTTAAACATGTTGTAACAGATTTAGATGTAAACTTGCCGAACTTCAAACTTGCTCCAGCATATTCGCTTTATATGTGTGCCAG aTATCGTGCATCTACTCACTACAGACCAGAACTACAACCTACAGAACGAGCTcaaaaactaacaatttttcttcgTCATGTAGCAAATTTAATACATTCAATTGTTCACGATCAGAAAACCAGTGCTGACATTCTTACTTTCTGGATGGCAAATAGCTCAGAGTTCCTAAATTTCCTAAAGTCCGATCGACACATAAGTGCTTTTAGTATACAAGCTCAAGAAATACTCTATGAAAGCTTACAAATTGCTTTTCACAATTTAGTTGATTTATTTCGGGTAGAGCTATTGCAAACCCTTGACCAATTTTTATCGGAAACAACTGATCATGTCTCAGCAGCAGGGTTAGTTTTGACTGTTTTAGAATCAGTAATGGCTCTTTTACGAAGATACCAAGTAAACGCTGCACTAACAATTCAATTATTTTCCCTTTTATTTCATTATATCAATGCAATATGTTTCAATACG ATTGTATCAAATTCACATATGTGCACAGCTGAATATGGAAAAATGCTCGCAGAGCGTTTACAACTATTAGAATTATGGGCAAAACGCCATGGACTTGAACTTGCAGCAGATTACCATttggcaaaaataaaacaatgtgTCCAATTTCTTGAG TCGCCAAagttatctgttgaagaaactcaaaaattaatatgtacCTGTTTTCGTTTGAATTCTGTTCAAATAGCAGCTCTacttcaacaagaaaaaattccTAACAATTTGGTAGATACAGTTATAAAAATGGCAGAGTCAGTAGGTGATGATAATAATGAAGTACAACTGAAGGAATCTCCCGAACTACACTTGGAACTTTTGCTGCCTGATGAAGGATTTAGCTGTGACATAATAAGGGGAATTCCTTCAGATCTGATTGATTTCTTAGATCCACTACAGTCAGTTGGAATATGTCGCCTATCTGTCCAACCCTTGAGTATAGGATATTGGACTGTTTATATGGATAAATATAAT gaACTATCACCAAGTGAAATAATAAGCAACGTACCAAAACCCGAAgttcaaattataaagtttcaaaaaaactcaaatggaATGGGGCTATCGATTGTGGCCGCAAAAGGTGCtggtcaaaaaaatttaggcATCTATATCAAAAGTGTTGTACCTGGTGGAGCTGCAGATGTAGATAATAGGTTAGAAGCTGGAGATCAACTTTTGCGAGTAGATGAACAGAGTTTGGTGGGAATAACACAAGAAAT AGCTGCTGAATACTTAGTAAAGACGGGACCTATTGTAACATTAGAGGTGGCTAAGCAAGCAGCGATCTATCATGGTTTGGCATCTTTGCTTCAACAACCAAGTCCAATTACTCGAAcag TTCACTAG
- the LOC129917225 gene encoding afadin-like isoform X3, protein MMDWGIRRSIMFHVRRRPADSQPRRRKKKPLGTSNENNHTSNDREGPVLVEVTHSGEIGDRIKLGSDPIEVGSANTNSLQLFGPSIQARHCLISLLEGVCIVTPLHADALTFVNGHHVTQPTILQDGCEVVIGRVASYRFLDSPSDGGFNPSLSQTQLDSAYLYERPEYNVSVLENQGSELILPAVLEFPEKHQEQFLKHVVTDLDVNLPNFKLAPAYSLYMCARYRASTHYRPELQPTERAQKLTIFLRHVANLIHSIVHDQKTSADILTFWMANSSEFLNFLKSDRHISAFSIQAQEILYESLQIAFHNLVDLFRVELLQTLDQFLSETTDHVSAAGLVLTVLESVMALLRRYQVNAALTIQLFSLLFHYINAICFNTIVSNSHMCTAEYGKMLAERLQLLELWAKRHGLELAADYHLAKIKQCVQFLESPKLSVEETQKLICTCFRLNSVQIAALLQQEKIPNNLVDTVIKMAESVGDDNNEVQLKESPELHLELLLPDEGFSCDIIRGIPSDLIDFLDPLQSVGICRLSVQPLSIGYWTVYMDKYNELSPSEIISNVPKPEVQIIKFQKNSNGMGLSIVAAKGAGQKNLGIYIKSVVPGGAADVDNRLEAGDQLLRVDEQSLVGITQEIAAEYLVKTGPIVTLEVAKQAAIYHGLASLLQQPSPITRTDSEDATQRLCSNFNSEESLNILNLETQTRRLSVNSLQEKIVDQGQLMTHMDPRYRDNRSIATTSWNVIAANENNNSYISREANPSIYIEEFDDGANLEERPIYSCSDAHQPLNEEGIASVAETDDIPFIDDNVFYEDEEIYKPERQQFPRKPIDFREKPISNTETDGIISLNKRSSNAYRKTVSFDLVEKDEKCDYVCQANSSLKKRSHTTQSISSFNEKISPKEQPTELTQVDNTVLYVNGNHHHSEHPVPTISIPDRKCRRELNTDRSTSRRRSSVSQANPIRDISPAICHSVH, encoded by the exons ATGATGGATTGGGGGATTCGGC gcTCTATTATGTTCCATGTCAGAAGACGTCCCGCAGATTCTCAGCcgcgaagaagaaaaaagaaaccaTTAGGTACCTCAAATGAAAACAATCACACATCCAACGATCGAGAAGGACCAGTTTTAGTTGAAGTAACACACAGTGGTGAGATTGGCGATCGCATTAAATTAGGATCAGATcctattgaa GTGGGATCTGCTAACACAAATTCCTTACAATTATTTGGACCATCTATACAAGCTAGACATTGTTTGATATCATTATTGGAGGGAGTTTGTATTGTTACACCACTACATGCTGATGCATTGACATTTGTAAATGGACACCATGTGACTCAACCCACAATTCTGCAG GACGGATGTGAAGTTGTGATCGGTCGTGTTGCGTCATATCGCTTTCTGGATTCCCCGTCAGATGGAGGGTTTAATCCATCTCTTTCCCAAACGCAACTGGATTCAGCATATCTTTACGAAAG acCGGAATATAATGTTTCTGTTCTAGAAAATCAAGGATCAGAACTTATTTTACCGGCTGTTTTGGAATTTCCAGAAAAGCATCAGGAGCAGTTTCTTAAACATGTTGTAACAGATTTAGATGTAAACTTGCCGAACTTCAAACTTGCTCCAGCATATTCGCTTTATATGTGTGCCAG aTATCGTGCATCTACTCACTACAGACCAGAACTACAACCTACAGAACGAGCTcaaaaactaacaatttttcttcgTCATGTAGCAAATTTAATACATTCAATTGTTCACGATCAGAAAACCAGTGCTGACATTCTTACTTTCTGGATGGCAAATAGCTCAGAGTTCCTAAATTTCCTAAAGTCCGATCGACACATAAGTGCTTTTAGTATACAAGCTCAAGAAATACTCTATGAAAGCTTACAAATTGCTTTTCACAATTTAGTTGATTTATTTCGGGTAGAGCTATTGCAAACCCTTGACCAATTTTTATCGGAAACAACTGATCATGTCTCAGCAGCAGGGTTAGTTTTGACTGTTTTAGAATCAGTAATGGCTCTTTTACGAAGATACCAAGTAAACGCTGCACTAACAATTCAATTATTTTCCCTTTTATTTCATTATATCAATGCAATATGTTTCAATACG ATTGTATCAAATTCACATATGTGCACAGCTGAATATGGAAAAATGCTCGCAGAGCGTTTACAACTATTAGAATTATGGGCAAAACGCCATGGACTTGAACTTGCAGCAGATTACCATttggcaaaaataaaacaatgtgTCCAATTTCTTGAG TCGCCAAagttatctgttgaagaaactcaaaaattaatatgtacCTGTTTTCGTTTGAATTCTGTTCAAATAGCAGCTCTacttcaacaagaaaaaattccTAACAATTTGGTAGATACAGTTATAAAAATGGCAGAGTCAGTAGGTGATGATAATAATGAAGTACAACTGAAGGAATCTCCCGAACTACACTTGGAACTTTTGCTGCCTGATGAAGGATTTAGCTGTGACATAATAAGGGGAATTCCTTCAGATCTGATTGATTTCTTAGATCCACTACAGTCAGTTGGAATATGTCGCCTATCTGTCCAACCCTTGAGTATAGGATATTGGACTGTTTATATGGATAAATATAAT gaACTATCACCAAGTGAAATAATAAGCAACGTACCAAAACCCGAAgttcaaattataaagtttcaaaaaaactcaaatggaATGGGGCTATCGATTGTGGCCGCAAAAGGTGCtggtcaaaaaaatttaggcATCTATATCAAAAGTGTTGTACCTGGTGGAGCTGCAGATGTAGATAATAGGTTAGAAGCTGGAGATCAACTTTTGCGAGTAGATGAACAGAGTTTGGTGGGAATAACACAAGAAAT AGCTGCTGAATACTTAGTAAAGACGGGACCTATTGTAACATTAGAGGTGGCTAAGCAAGCAGCGATCTATCATGGTTTGGCATCTTTGCTTCAACAACCAAGTCCAATTACTCGAAcag ATTCGGAAGATGCAACTCAACGTTTGTGTTCCAATTTTAATTCAGAAGAAAGcctcaatattttaaatttagaaaCACAAACGCGCCGATTGAGTGTTAATTCGcttcaagaaaaaattgttgaccAAGGACAACTTATGACACACATGGATCCTCGATACAGAGATAATCGTTCTATAGCAACAACTTCTTGGAATGTAATTGCagcaaatgaaaataataactcATATATCAGCCGTGAGGCAAATCCTTCAATTTACATTGAAGAATTCGATGATGGTGCAAATTTGGAAGAAAGACCTATTTATTCATGCTCAGACGCACATCAACCATTAAATGAAGAAGGAATTGCTTCCGTGGCTGAAACAGACGACATTCCTTTTATCGACGATAATGTTTTTTATGAAGATGAGGAAATTTACAAACCAGAAAGGCAACAATTCCCTCGAAAACCAATCGACTTTCGAGAAAAACCCATATCTAACACGGAAACGGATGGTATTATTTCTCTCAATAAACGAAGTTCAAATGCTTATAGAAAAACAGTTAGTTTTGATTTGGTAGAGAAAGATGAGAAATGTGATTATGTTTGCCAAGCAAattcatctttaaaaaaaagatctcATACGACCCAATCAATCAGCagctttaatgaaaaaatatcacCTAAAGAACAGCCAACTGAACTAACACAAGTCGATAACACTGTTCTCTATGTCAACGGAAATCACCATCATTCCGAACACCCAGTTCCTACTATATCAATTCCCGATCGAAAATGTAGGAGGGAACTTAATACAGATCGTTCAACATCGAGAAGAAGAAGTAGTGTCAGTCAGGCCAACCCAATAAGAGATATATCACCGGCCATATGTCATTCAG TTCACTAG
- the LOC129917225 gene encoding afadin-like isoform X1, translating to MMDWGIRRSIMFHVRRRPADSQPRRRKKKPLGTSNENNHTSNDREGPVLVEVTHSGEIGDRIKLGSDPIEVGSANTNSLQLFGPSIQARHCLISLLEGVCIVTPLHADALTFVNGHHVTQPTILQDGCEVVIGRVASYRFLDSPSDGGFNPSLSQTQLDSAYLYERPEYNVSVLENQGSELILPAVLEFPEKHQEQFLKHVVTDLDVNLPNFKLAPAYSLYMCARYRASTHYRPELQPTERAQKLTIFLRHVANLIHSIVHDQKTSADILTFWMANSSEFLNFLKSDRHISAFSIQAQEILYESLQIAFHNLVDLFRVELLQTLDQFLSETTDHVSAAGLVLTVLESVMALLRRYQVNAALTIQLFSLLFHYINAICFNTIVSNSHMCTAEYGKMLAERLQLLELWAKRHGLELAADYHLAKIKQCVQFLESPKLSVEETQKLICTCFRLNSVQIAALLQQEKIPNNLVDTVIKMAESVGDDNNEVQLKESPELHLELLLPDEGFSCDIIRGIPSDLIDFLDPLQSVGICRLSVQPLSIGYWTVYMDKYNELSPSEIISNVPKPEVQIIKFQKNSNGMGLSIVAAKGAGQKNLGIYIKSVVPGGAADVDNRLEAGDQLLRVDEQSLVGITQEIAAEYLVKTGPIVTLEVAKQAAIYHGLASLLQQPSPITRTDSEDATQRLCSNFNSEESLNILNLETQTRRLSVNSLQEKIVDQGQLMTHMDPRYRDNRSIATTSWNVIAANENNNSYISREANPSIYIEEFDDGANLEERPIYSCSDAHQPLNEEGIASVAETDDIPFIDDNVFYEDEEIYKPERQQFPRKPIDFREKPISNTETDGIISLNKRSSNAYRKTVSFDLVEKDEKCDYVCQANSSLKKRSHTTQSISSFNEKISPKEQPTELTQVDNTVLYVNGNHHHSEHPVPTISIPDRKCRRELNTDRSTSRRRSSVSQANPIRDISPAICHSGFTIEVPLNNLQFLSAKNCLPYRRHSHTNVSASPSINADQTRNNNERNDFFGQSLALDYKLQSIQKSDPNLRKTAIESKNLAKTEQIEILKQLKNWSLYSSSPRDSKT from the exons ATGATGGATTGGGGGATTCGGC gcTCTATTATGTTCCATGTCAGAAGACGTCCCGCAGATTCTCAGCcgcgaagaagaaaaaagaaaccaTTAGGTACCTCAAATGAAAACAATCACACATCCAACGATCGAGAAGGACCAGTTTTAGTTGAAGTAACACACAGTGGTGAGATTGGCGATCGCATTAAATTAGGATCAGATcctattgaa GTGGGATCTGCTAACACAAATTCCTTACAATTATTTGGACCATCTATACAAGCTAGACATTGTTTGATATCATTATTGGAGGGAGTTTGTATTGTTACACCACTACATGCTGATGCATTGACATTTGTAAATGGACACCATGTGACTCAACCCACAATTCTGCAG GACGGATGTGAAGTTGTGATCGGTCGTGTTGCGTCATATCGCTTTCTGGATTCCCCGTCAGATGGAGGGTTTAATCCATCTCTTTCCCAAACGCAACTGGATTCAGCATATCTTTACGAAAG acCGGAATATAATGTTTCTGTTCTAGAAAATCAAGGATCAGAACTTATTTTACCGGCTGTTTTGGAATTTCCAGAAAAGCATCAGGAGCAGTTTCTTAAACATGTTGTAACAGATTTAGATGTAAACTTGCCGAACTTCAAACTTGCTCCAGCATATTCGCTTTATATGTGTGCCAG aTATCGTGCATCTACTCACTACAGACCAGAACTACAACCTACAGAACGAGCTcaaaaactaacaatttttcttcgTCATGTAGCAAATTTAATACATTCAATTGTTCACGATCAGAAAACCAGTGCTGACATTCTTACTTTCTGGATGGCAAATAGCTCAGAGTTCCTAAATTTCCTAAAGTCCGATCGACACATAAGTGCTTTTAGTATACAAGCTCAAGAAATACTCTATGAAAGCTTACAAATTGCTTTTCACAATTTAGTTGATTTATTTCGGGTAGAGCTATTGCAAACCCTTGACCAATTTTTATCGGAAACAACTGATCATGTCTCAGCAGCAGGGTTAGTTTTGACTGTTTTAGAATCAGTAATGGCTCTTTTACGAAGATACCAAGTAAACGCTGCACTAACAATTCAATTATTTTCCCTTTTATTTCATTATATCAATGCAATATGTTTCAATACG ATTGTATCAAATTCACATATGTGCACAGCTGAATATGGAAAAATGCTCGCAGAGCGTTTACAACTATTAGAATTATGGGCAAAACGCCATGGACTTGAACTTGCAGCAGATTACCATttggcaaaaataaaacaatgtgTCCAATTTCTTGAG TCGCCAAagttatctgttgaagaaactcaaaaattaatatgtacCTGTTTTCGTTTGAATTCTGTTCAAATAGCAGCTCTacttcaacaagaaaaaattccTAACAATTTGGTAGATACAGTTATAAAAATGGCAGAGTCAGTAGGTGATGATAATAATGAAGTACAACTGAAGGAATCTCCCGAACTACACTTGGAACTTTTGCTGCCTGATGAAGGATTTAGCTGTGACATAATAAGGGGAATTCCTTCAGATCTGATTGATTTCTTAGATCCACTACAGTCAGTTGGAATATGTCGCCTATCTGTCCAACCCTTGAGTATAGGATATTGGACTGTTTATATGGATAAATATAAT gaACTATCACCAAGTGAAATAATAAGCAACGTACCAAAACCCGAAgttcaaattataaagtttcaaaaaaactcaaatggaATGGGGCTATCGATTGTGGCCGCAAAAGGTGCtggtcaaaaaaatttaggcATCTATATCAAAAGTGTTGTACCTGGTGGAGCTGCAGATGTAGATAATAGGTTAGAAGCTGGAGATCAACTTTTGCGAGTAGATGAACAGAGTTTGGTGGGAATAACACAAGAAAT AGCTGCTGAATACTTAGTAAAGACGGGACCTATTGTAACATTAGAGGTGGCTAAGCAAGCAGCGATCTATCATGGTTTGGCATCTTTGCTTCAACAACCAAGTCCAATTACTCGAAcag ATTCGGAAGATGCAACTCAACGTTTGTGTTCCAATTTTAATTCAGAAGAAAGcctcaatattttaaatttagaaaCACAAACGCGCCGATTGAGTGTTAATTCGcttcaagaaaaaattgttgaccAAGGACAACTTATGACACACATGGATCCTCGATACAGAGATAATCGTTCTATAGCAACAACTTCTTGGAATGTAATTGCagcaaatgaaaataataactcATATATCAGCCGTGAGGCAAATCCTTCAATTTACATTGAAGAATTCGATGATGGTGCAAATTTGGAAGAAAGACCTATTTATTCATGCTCAGACGCACATCAACCATTAAATGAAGAAGGAATTGCTTCCGTGGCTGAAACAGACGACATTCCTTTTATCGACGATAATGTTTTTTATGAAGATGAGGAAATTTACAAACCAGAAAGGCAACAATTCCCTCGAAAACCAATCGACTTTCGAGAAAAACCCATATCTAACACGGAAACGGATGGTATTATTTCTCTCAATAAACGAAGTTCAAATGCTTATAGAAAAACAGTTAGTTTTGATTTGGTAGAGAAAGATGAGAAATGTGATTATGTTTGCCAAGCAAattcatctttaaaaaaaagatctcATACGACCCAATCAATCAGCagctttaatgaaaaaatatcacCTAAAGAACAGCCAACTGAACTAACACAAGTCGATAACACTGTTCTCTATGTCAACGGAAATCACCATCATTCCGAACACCCAGTTCCTACTATATCAATTCCCGATCGAAAATGTAGGAGGGAACTTAATACAGATCGTTCAACATCGAGAAGAAGAAGTAGTGTCAGTCAGGCCAACCCAATAAGAGATATATCACCGGCCATATGTCATTCAGGTTTTACAATTGAAGTTCCTTTAAATAACCTACAATTTTTGTCAGCAAAAAACTGTTTACCTTATCGTCGTCATAGTCACACAAATGTTTCTGCATCACCTAGTATAAATGCAGATCAAACAAGAAATAACAATGAACGAAATGATTTCTTCGGGCAATCATTGGCATTAGACTATAAACTACAAAGCATACAAAAGTCAGATCCAAATCTAAGAAAAACAGCTATTGAATCAAAAAATCTGGCAAAAACTGAACAAATTGAAATCCTAAAACAGCTTAAAAATTGGAGTTTGTACAGTTCATCACCAAGAGattcaaaaacttaa